One genomic region from Apodemus sylvaticus chromosome 1, mApoSyl1.1, whole genome shotgun sequence encodes:
- the Cdkn1c gene encoding cyclin-dependent kinase inhibitor 1C isoform X3, with amino-acid sequence MERLASSDTFPVIARSSACRSLFGPVDHEELGRELRMRLAELNAEDQNRWDFNFQQDVPLRGPGRLQWMEVDSESVPAFYRETVQVGRCRLQLGPRPPPVAVAVIPRSGPPAGEAPDGLEEAPEQPPSAPASAVVAEPTPPATPAPVSDLTSEPIPEEIPVATSDPTPDPIPDANPDVATQDGEEQVPEQVSEQGEESGDEPGDELGSEPVSEQGEEQGAEPVEEKDEEPVEEQGAEPVEEQGAEPVEEQNGEPVEEQDENQELKDQPLSGIPGRPAAGTAAANANGAIMKLSGPLISDFFAKRKRTAQENKASNDVPPGCPSPNVAPGVGAVEQTPRKRLR; translated from the exons ATGGAACGCTTGGCCTCCAGCGACACCTTCCCAGTGATAGCGCGCAGCAGCGCCTGCCGCAGCCTCTTCGGGCCTGTAGACCACGAGGAGCTGGGCCGCGAGCTGCGGATGCGCCTGGCGGAGCTGAACGCCGAGGACCAGAACCGCTGGGACTTCAACTTCCAGCAGGATGTGCCTCTTCGAGGCCCTGGTCGTCTGCAGTGGATGGAGGTGGACAGCGAGTCTGTGCCCGCCTTCTACCGCGAGACGGTGCAGGTGGGGCGCTGTCGCCTGCAGCTGGGGCCCCGGCCACCCCCGGTGGCCGTGGCTGTCATCCCGCGTTCTGGGCCGCCGGCTGGCGAGGCCCCCGACGGCCTAGAGGAGGCGCCTGAGCAGCCGCCCAGCGCCCCAGCCTCGGCCGTGGTCGCGGAGCCCACCCCACCCGCGACCCCGGCCCCGGTCTCAGATCTGACCTCAGAGCCGATTCCGGAGGAGATCCCGGTCGCGACCTCGGACCCGACTCCGGACCCGATCCCGGACGCGAACCCGGACGTGGCGACTCAGGATGGCGAGGAACAGGTCCCCGAGCAGGTCTCTGAGCAGGGCGAGGAGTCGGGTGATGAGCCGGGTGATGAGCTGGGAAGTGAGCCGGTCTCTGAGCAGGGCGAGGAGCAGGGCGCAGAGCCGGTCGAGGAGAAGGACGAGGAGCCGGTGGAGGAGCAAGGCGCAGAGCCGGTCGAGGAGCAGGGCGCGGAGCCGGTCGAGGAGCAGAACGGGGAGCCGGTCGAGGAGCAGGACGAGAATCAAGAGCTGAAGGACCAGCCTCTCTCGGGGATTCCAGGACGTCCTGCAGCCGGGACCGCGGCGGCCAATGCGAATGGTGCGATCATGAAGCTGTCGGGGCCTCTCATCTCCG ACTTCTTCGCCAAGCGCAAGAGAACTGCGCAGGAGAACAAGGCGTCGAACGATGTCCCTCCAGGGTGTCCCTCTCCAAACGTGGCTCCTGGGGTGGGCGCGGTGGAGCAGACCCCGCGCAAACGTCTGCGATGA
- the Cdkn1c gene encoding cyclin-dependent kinase inhibitor 1C isoform X2, with protein sequence MGMSDVYLRSRTAMERLASSDTFPVIARSSACRSLFGPVDHEELGRELRMRLAELNAEDQNRWDFNFQQDVPLRGPGRLQWMEVDSESVPAFYRETVQVGRCRLQLGPRPPPVAVAVIPRSGPPAGEAPDGLEEAPEQPPSAPASAVVAEPTPPATPAPVSDLTSEPIPEEIPVATSDPTPDPIPDANPDVATQDGEEQVPEQVSEQGEESGDEPGDELGSEPVSEQGEEQGAEPVEEKDEEPVEEQGAEPVEEQGAEPVEEQNGEPVEEQDENQELKDQPLSGIPGRPAAGTAAANANDFFAKRKRTAQENKASNDVPPGCPSPNVAPGVGAVEQTPRKRLR encoded by the exons ATGGGCATGTCCGACGTGTACCTCCGCAGCAGAACAGCGATGGAACGCTTGGCCTCCAGCGACACCTTCCCAGTGATAGCGCGCAGCAGCGCCTGCCGCAGCCTCTTCGGGCCTGTAGACCACGAGGAGCTGGGCCGCGAGCTGCGGATGCGCCTGGCGGAGCTGAACGCCGAGGACCAGAACCGCTGGGACTTCAACTTCCAGCAGGATGTGCCTCTTCGAGGCCCTGGTCGTCTGCAGTGGATGGAGGTGGACAGCGAGTCTGTGCCCGCCTTCTACCGCGAGACGGTGCAGGTGGGGCGCTGTCGCCTGCAGCTGGGGCCCCGGCCACCCCCGGTGGCCGTGGCTGTCATCCCGCGTTCTGGGCCGCCGGCTGGCGAGGCCCCCGACGGCCTAGAGGAGGCGCCTGAGCAGCCGCCCAGCGCCCCAGCCTCGGCCGTGGTCGCGGAGCCCACCCCACCCGCGACCCCGGCCCCGGTCTCAGATCTGACCTCAGAGCCGATTCCGGAGGAGATCCCGGTCGCGACCTCGGACCCGACTCCGGACCCGATCCCGGACGCGAACCCGGACGTGGCGACTCAGGATGGCGAGGAACAGGTCCCCGAGCAGGTCTCTGAGCAGGGCGAGGAGTCGGGTGATGAGCCGGGTGATGAGCTGGGAAGTGAGCCGGTCTCTGAGCAGGGCGAGGAGCAGGGCGCAGAGCCGGTCGAGGAGAAGGACGAGGAGCCGGTGGAGGAGCAAGGCGCAGAGCCGGTCGAGGAGCAGGGCGCGGAGCCGGTCGAGGAGCAGAACGGGGAGCCGGTCGAGGAGCAGGACGAGAATCAAGAGCTGAAGGACCAGCCTCTCTCGGGGATTCCAGGACGTCCTGCAGCCGGGACCGCGGCGGCCAATGCGAATG ACTTCTTCGCCAAGCGCAAGAGAACTGCGCAGGAGAACAAGGCGTCGAACGATGTCCCTCCAGGGTGTCCCTCTCCAAACGTGGCTCCTGGGGTGGGCGCGGTGGAGCAGACCCCGCGCAAACGTCTGCGATGA
- the Cdkn1c gene encoding cyclin-dependent kinase inhibitor 1C isoform X1 has translation MGMSDVYLRSRTAMERLASSDTFPVIARSSACRSLFGPVDHEELGRELRMRLAELNAEDQNRWDFNFQQDVPLRGPGRLQWMEVDSESVPAFYRETVQVGRCRLQLGPRPPPVAVAVIPRSGPPAGEAPDGLEEAPEQPPSAPASAVVAEPTPPATPAPVSDLTSEPIPEEIPVATSDPTPDPIPDANPDVATQDGEEQVPEQVSEQGEESGDEPGDELGSEPVSEQGEEQGAEPVEEKDEEPVEEQGAEPVEEQGAEPVEEQNGEPVEEQDENQELKDQPLSGIPGRPAAGTAAANANGAIMKLSGPLISDFFAKRKRTAQENKASNDVPPGCPSPNVAPGVGAVEQTPRKRLR, from the exons ATGGGCATGTCCGACGTGTACCTCCGCAGCAGAACAGCGATGGAACGCTTGGCCTCCAGCGACACCTTCCCAGTGATAGCGCGCAGCAGCGCCTGCCGCAGCCTCTTCGGGCCTGTAGACCACGAGGAGCTGGGCCGCGAGCTGCGGATGCGCCTGGCGGAGCTGAACGCCGAGGACCAGAACCGCTGGGACTTCAACTTCCAGCAGGATGTGCCTCTTCGAGGCCCTGGTCGTCTGCAGTGGATGGAGGTGGACAGCGAGTCTGTGCCCGCCTTCTACCGCGAGACGGTGCAGGTGGGGCGCTGTCGCCTGCAGCTGGGGCCCCGGCCACCCCCGGTGGCCGTGGCTGTCATCCCGCGTTCTGGGCCGCCGGCTGGCGAGGCCCCCGACGGCCTAGAGGAGGCGCCTGAGCAGCCGCCCAGCGCCCCAGCCTCGGCCGTGGTCGCGGAGCCCACCCCACCCGCGACCCCGGCCCCGGTCTCAGATCTGACCTCAGAGCCGATTCCGGAGGAGATCCCGGTCGCGACCTCGGACCCGACTCCGGACCCGATCCCGGACGCGAACCCGGACGTGGCGACTCAGGATGGCGAGGAACAGGTCCCCGAGCAGGTCTCTGAGCAGGGCGAGGAGTCGGGTGATGAGCCGGGTGATGAGCTGGGAAGTGAGCCGGTCTCTGAGCAGGGCGAGGAGCAGGGCGCAGAGCCGGTCGAGGAGAAGGACGAGGAGCCGGTGGAGGAGCAAGGCGCAGAGCCGGTCGAGGAGCAGGGCGCGGAGCCGGTCGAGGAGCAGAACGGGGAGCCGGTCGAGGAGCAGGACGAGAATCAAGAGCTGAAGGACCAGCCTCTCTCGGGGATTCCAGGACGTCCTGCAGCCGGGACCGCGGCGGCCAATGCGAATGGTGCGATCATGAAGCTGTCGGGGCCTCTCATCTCCG ACTTCTTCGCCAAGCGCAAGAGAACTGCGCAGGAGAACAAGGCGTCGAACGATGTCCCTCCAGGGTGTCCCTCTCCAAACGTGGCTCCTGGGGTGGGCGCGGTGGAGCAGACCCCGCGCAAACGTCTGCGATGA